In one window of Cellulophaga sp. HaHa_2_95 DNA:
- a CDS encoding RagB/SusD family nutrient uptake outer membrane protein encodes MKIIKYKIYIILIGSLLLFGCNEDSFLEEINPNAITPDTFWESEQQYTSALTSVYGALQFQDISGGELQYEMILGDIAGTESWYRPAAFRNLTYNDGTYHVTDKWDQLYVGVFRANQVIQNIQNADSAIFSEDAKLQIEAQAKFLRAFFYFQLAHNYGGAVIHTSVAETKEELSKPFSSIAEVNSAVIFPDLIFAKDNLPQTWDAKNIGRATWGAAKSLLGKAYLFDKDFSKAASEFNDVIQSNVYGLTANISDNFQHENEFNSESIFEVNYSFDLSPGVPGAVVDDNSNETGAESSTMATAVGQLNYGGFNTILPSYNLHEMLVNDQVDPANAINDGNSESKRMTATIATRNGEGLYYQQEYSAIRGFAFGQSAYVKKHSNWYHLESEPAQSRSGINFRHIRYADVLLMYAESVIEANNDYETAIDYIDMVRSRAGVVTLRQYMADNAGMFPQLHVSKQVHGDFPMVAASSETVMKHLQRVERPIELCFEGHRWKDLVRWGIVQEVFDDLRADEIWREANKESELKVSDGGVAPLYIIERIRPDFVLAAANYNPAKHNYFPIPTQEVQTNDNL; translated from the coding sequence ATGAAAATAATTAAATATAAAATATACATCATCCTTATAGGCAGCCTATTGCTATTTGGATGTAACGAGGATTCTTTCTTAGAAGAGATAAATCCTAATGCAATAACGCCAGATACCTTTTGGGAATCAGAGCAGCAATATACTAGTGCACTTACCTCAGTATATGGTGCATTGCAATTTCAAGATATAAGTGGTGGAGAATTGCAGTATGAAATGATTTTAGGAGATATAGCAGGAACAGAATCTTGGTATAGACCTGCAGCTTTTAGAAATTTGACGTATAATGATGGTACGTATCACGTAACCGATAAATGGGACCAATTGTATGTAGGTGTTTTTAGAGCCAATCAAGTAATTCAAAATATCCAAAATGCCGATAGTGCCATTTTTAGTGAGGATGCTAAATTGCAAATAGAAGCACAGGCAAAATTTTTAAGAGCTTTCTTTTATTTTCAATTAGCTCATAATTATGGAGGAGCTGTAATTCACACGAGTGTAGCAGAAACAAAAGAAGAATTATCTAAACCATTTTCTTCTATTGCAGAAGTTAATAGCGCTGTAATTTTTCCAGATCTAATTTTTGCAAAAGATAATTTACCCCAAACTTGGGATGCCAAGAATATAGGTAGAGCAACATGGGGAGCGGCAAAAAGCCTTTTGGGGAAAGCATATTTATTTGATAAAGATTTTTCTAAGGCGGCATCAGAATTTAATGATGTGATCCAATCCAACGTGTATGGCTTAACCGCAAATATTTCTGATAATTTTCAGCATGAAAACGAGTTTAACTCAGAATCTATTTTTGAAGTAAACTATTCGTTTGATTTAAGCCCTGGAGTTCCTGGAGCTGTTGTAGATGATAACTCTAATGAAACAGGAGCAGAGTCTTCAACCATGGCTACTGCCGTTGGTCAATTAAATTATGGAGGGTTCAATACCATATTACCTAGTTATAATTTACATGAAATGTTGGTTAATGATCAAGTAGATCCAGCCAATGCCATAAATGACGGTAATAGTGAGTCTAAAAGAATGACCGCTACCATCGCTACCAGAAATGGAGAAGGCTTATACTATCAACAAGAATATTCTGCTATTCGTGGTTTTGCCTTCGGACAGAGTGCTTACGTGAAAAAACATTCAAACTGGTATCATTTAGAATCAGAACCTGCGCAGAGTAGATCAGGTATTAATTTCAGACATATTAGATATGCTGACGTTTTATTGATGTATGCAGAATCGGTTATAGAAGCTAACAATGATTATGAAACCGCCATTGATTATATCGATATGGTAAGAAGTAGAGCAGGTGTGGTTACACTTCGCCAATATATGGCCGATAATGCAGGTATGTTTCCGCAATTACATGTAAGCAAGCAAGTGCATGGAGATTTTCCAATGGTAGCGGCTTCATCAGAAACGGTTATGAAACATTTGCAACGTGTGGAGCGTCCTATAGAATTATGTTTTGAAGGTCATAGATGGAAAGATTTAGTGCGTTGGGGTATTGTTCAAGAAGTTTTTGATGATTTAAGAGCAGATGAAATTTGGAGAGAAGCAAATAAAGAATCAGAACTTAAAGTAAGTGATGGCGGAGTAGCTCCTTTATATATAATTGAAAGAATACGTCCCGACTTTGTTTTAGCTGCGGCAAATTATAACCCAGCAAAGCATAATTATTTCCCGATACCAACTCAGGAAGTACAGACTAATGATAATTTATAA
- a CDS encoding TonB-dependent receptor: MKKKDKLWRRILSVFSLLMILVVQQGYAQGAITGTVIDEQGTPVPGVSILKQGTKEGSVADFDGNFAINASKGEVLVFSSIGFKTQKVTVGASSNVRIVLIEDTELLNEVVVVGYGTQKKKEITGSVANVSSETIVKTATSDLGTALQGKVAGVNIQAGSGRPGESANVQIRGLGSISSGGLGPLYVVDGIPFDGNPNIAPEQIESIDILKDGASAAVYGVRASNGVILITTKKGKAGKMKIDISTYTGIQNITSGTPLMNTTEQLYELEQKTELLGTEPLTFFLNANVLDYDSNFVEEVQNDNAVIQNLDVNISGGVENLTLNFNTNYFKQEGVLINSGFNRLTNRFTGQFTKGKFKAFASMGYSVENRDQEPFALYEYAIAQAPWNKPLKDIPSVGQNSVELDVDNDILFSFLSRQLDNVDEREVKSDNIALSLEYEIIDGLKYKINLGRNSYNYFRKFFKPQYLAFTNEGVLNATASNVQASLNEDYTFSKRETIENIVTYDKSLNKHNFNFTGVISYEEFNSRALGVGVIYSEDASNDLQTLGSGAEGIKPSSINVNSTLAGKLARLQYNFDEKYLFSASIRYDGSSNFTKDNRYGSFPSVSIGWNISEENFFKNITSVNSLKIRASWAELGNQNTGAAYSAIPIIESGVNYPFGPNEELGFGNVQRRYANSDLKWETTISKNIGIDLSMFQNKLSITADVYENNKEDMLLQERLPASSGTYQPRAASIYSVRTVNAGNMVNKGLEIAASYKDRIGDDFKYTISGTFTKNKNEVLDLNGVERGYANGRPIVSQGTNVDYTTFLAEGYEAGAFFLVQNDGVIKTQEQLDTYKLIDGGAQLGDLMMIDQLTVDSDNDGIADQADGKIDDNDRVYSGSGQADFEAGLNLNLEYKGFDFYAQTYFSYGAEIYNGAKLYAYGGGRHKDLYSMWTPQNPDSDIPTDRQNAFHNNVRARSDYFLEDGTYFRIRTLTLGYTIPGITETSGIEKVRLYLTSVNPFTFTDYTGYDPEVGGDGIFTRGVDRGNYPVTRQFMLGVQLSF, from the coding sequence ATGAAGAAAAAAGACAAACTATGGAGGCGAATACTTTCAGTATTCTCTCTATTAATGATCTTGGTGGTACAGCAAGGTTACGCCCAAGGTGCTATTACGGGAACGGTAATAGATGAGCAAGGAACTCCAGTGCCAGGAGTATCTATTCTTAAACAGGGAACTAAAGAAGGTTCTGTGGCAGATTTTGACGGAAATTTTGCAATTAATGCATCTAAAGGTGAGGTTTTAGTGTTTTCTTCCATTGGTTTTAAGACACAAAAAGTGACGGTCGGAGCTTCCTCAAATGTAAGAATAGTATTAATTGAAGATACAGAGCTCTTAAATGAAGTGGTAGTCGTAGGGTATGGAACACAAAAAAAGAAAGAGATTACGGGTTCTGTAGCCAATGTTAGTTCTGAGACTATTGTAAAAACGGCAACTTCAGATTTAGGTACGGCGCTACAAGGAAAAGTTGCAGGGGTAAATATCCAGGCAGGAAGTGGTAGACCAGGAGAATCTGCCAACGTACAAATTAGGGGTTTAGGTTCTATTAGTTCTGGTGGTTTAGGTCCATTATATGTTGTAGACGGTATTCCTTTTGATGGTAACCCTAATATAGCGCCTGAGCAAATTGAATCAATTGATATTCTAAAAGATGGTGCATCGGCAGCAGTTTATGGGGTGAGAGCATCTAATGGTGTTATTTTAATTACGACCAAAAAAGGAAAAGCGGGTAAAATGAAAATAGATATCTCTACCTATACAGGGATACAGAATATTACTTCGGGTACTCCTTTAATGAATACAACAGAACAATTATATGAACTGGAACAAAAAACAGAATTACTAGGTACAGAACCATTAACATTTTTCTTAAATGCAAATGTTCTAGACTACGATTCTAATTTTGTTGAAGAAGTGCAGAACGATAATGCTGTTATTCAAAATTTAGATGTAAATATATCTGGAGGTGTTGAAAATTTGACTTTAAACTTTAATACCAACTACTTTAAGCAAGAAGGAGTTTTGATTAATTCTGGTTTCAATCGTTTAACAAATAGATTTACAGGCCAGTTCACAAAAGGAAAATTTAAAGCTTTTGCTTCAATGGGATATTCTGTTGAAAATAGAGATCAAGAGCCTTTTGCACTTTATGAATATGCTATAGCACAAGCACCGTGGAACAAACCTTTAAAGGATATTCCTTCTGTAGGACAAAATTCTGTAGAGTTGGATGTTGATAATGATATACTTTTTAGCTTTCTATCACGCCAATTAGATAATGTAGATGAACGAGAGGTAAAGTCTGACAACATAGCCTTAAGCTTAGAGTATGAAATTATTGATGGGTTAAAGTATAAAATTAACTTAGGGAGAAATAGTTATAACTACTTCAGAAAATTTTTCAAACCACAATATTTGGCATTTACGAATGAAGGAGTACTTAACGCTACTGCCTCTAATGTACAAGCTTCTTTGAATGAAGATTATACGTTTTCTAAAAGAGAAACGATAGAAAATATTGTAACCTATGATAAGAGCCTTAACAAGCACAATTTCAACTTTACAGGAGTAATCTCTTATGAAGAGTTTAATTCAAGAGCATTAGGGGTTGGTGTAATTTATAGTGAAGATGCAAGTAATGATTTACAAACTTTGGGTTCTGGTGCAGAAGGCATTAAACCAAGTAGTATTAATGTAAATAGTACTCTCGCCGGGAAACTAGCTAGATTGCAATACAACTTTGACGAAAAGTATTTGTTTTCTGCTAGTATCAGATATGATGGTTCTTCGAATTTTACAAAAGATAACAGATATGGATCTTTCCCGAGTGTTTCTATTGGTTGGAATATAAGCGAAGAGAATTTTTTTAAAAACATCACCAGCGTTAATTCTTTAAAAATTAGGGCTAGTTGGGCAGAATTAGGAAATCAAAATACAGGAGCGGCATACTCAGCCATTCCTATTATAGAATCTGGTGTTAATTATCCATTTGGTCCTAATGAAGAACTAGGTTTTGGAAATGTGCAACGTAGGTATGCTAATAGTGATTTAAAATGGGAAACTACAATCTCTAAAAACATTGGTATTGATTTAAGTATGTTCCAAAATAAGCTAAGCATAACTGCAGATGTTTATGAGAACAATAAGGAAGATATGTTATTGCAAGAAAGGTTACCAGCCTCTTCTGGTACCTACCAACCAAGGGCTGCAAGTATTTATAGTGTTAGAACCGTAAATGCGGGGAACATGGTGAATAAAGGTCTTGAAATAGCAGCAAGTTATAAAGACAGAATTGGAGACGATTTTAAATACACGATCTCAGGAACATTTACTAAAAATAAGAATGAGGTATTAGATTTAAACGGAGTAGAACGTGGGTATGCCAATGGTAGGCCAATTGTATCTCAGGGAACTAATGTTGATTATACGACATTTTTAGCAGAAGGATACGAAGCAGGTGCTTTTTTCTTAGTGCAGAATGATGGTGTGATTAAAACACAAGAACAATTAGATACCTACAAGCTTATTGATGGTGGTGCTCAATTGGGAGATTTAATGATGATTGATCAATTAACGGTAGATTCTGATAACGATGGTATTGCAGATCAAGCAGATGGTAAAATTGATGATAATGACCGAGTTTATTCGGGTTCTGGGCAAGCAGATTTTGAAGCAGGTTTAAACCTGAATTTAGAATATAAAGGTTTTGATTTTTATGCGCAAACCTATTTCTCTTATGGCGCAGAAATCTATAACGGAGCAAAATTATACGCTTATGGTGGTGGTAGACACAAAGATTTATATTCTATGTGGACCCCTCAAAATCCAGATTCAGATATTCCAACAGATAGACAAAATGCCTTTCATAATAATGTAAGAGCTAGGTCTGATTATTTCTTGGAAGATGGTACTTATTTTAGAATTAGAACACTAACACTGGGCTATACTATTCCTGGCATTACAGAGACCTCAGGTATTGAAAAAGTAAGGTTGTATTTAACTTCCGTAAACCCATTTACATTTACAGATTATACCGGATACGATCCTGAAGTTGGAGGAGATGGTATTTTTACAAGAGGTGTAGATAGAGGTAACTACCCTGTTACAAGACAATTTATGTTAGGTGTTCAATTAAGTTTTTAA